The Chloroflexaceae bacterium genome has a segment encoding these proteins:
- a CDS encoding FAD-binding protein, which translates to MNRSQLIEELRRIVGPAGVVADPVALMTYDADGCVMDTGEPQVVVLPASAEQVSGVVRLASRYGVPIVPRGAGTGLSGGATPIGGGIVVSTARMDRVLEIDARNGRALCQPGVINWELSQAVRPYGYQFAPDPSSQKACTVGGNIANNAGGPHCLKYGTTASHVLGVQMVLPDGSIIWTGDGNPAPVGYDLTGVITGSEGTIGLVTAAWLKLTRLPEAVRVVLALFPDIAGASASVSQVIASGFLPAALEIMDRLAIKAVNDMYRLGLPEQAGAALLIEVDGVDDGLDELLADMTTVCWRNGALDVRPARTPAEQNQVWAARKNAFGAMGRLAPTYYLVDTVVPRTRLPYTMEQVGRISQEHRLPIANVFHAGDGNLHPIILFDRRDRSQNQRALEAATAVMHVSIEQGGVISGEHGIGVEKQDYMTLLFSTEDLAAMAGLHQSFDPYDLFNPGKVFPKGRGCGELAALRRAGVAWSELKSR; encoded by the coding sequence ATGAACCGCTCCCAGCTCATCGAGGAGTTGCGGCGCATCGTCGGTCCCGCCGGAGTGGTGGCCGACCCCGTGGCCCTGATGACCTACGACGCCGATGGCTGTGTGATGGATACCGGCGAGCCGCAGGTGGTGGTGCTGCCCGCCAGTGCTGAACAGGTCAGCGGCGTGGTGCGCCTGGCCTCGCGCTACGGCGTGCCTATTGTGCCCCGCGGGGCCGGCACGGGTCTCTCCGGCGGCGCCACGCCCATCGGCGGGGGGATCGTCGTCAGCACGGCGCGGATGGACCGGGTGCTCGAAATTGACGCGCGCAATGGCCGGGCGCTCTGCCAGCCGGGGGTGATCAACTGGGAACTGTCGCAGGCGGTCAGGCCGTATGGCTACCAGTTCGCTCCTGATCCCTCCTCGCAAAAGGCCTGCACCGTCGGCGGCAATATCGCCAACAACGCCGGCGGCCCCCACTGTCTCAAGTATGGCACGACCGCGAGCCACGTGCTGGGGGTGCAGATGGTGCTGCCTGATGGCTCGATCATCTGGACCGGGGACGGCAACCCCGCCCCGGTGGGTTACGATCTGACCGGGGTGATCACCGGCAGCGAAGGCACCATCGGCCTGGTGACCGCCGCCTGGCTCAAGCTCACGCGGCTGCCGGAGGCGGTGCGGGTTGTGCTGGCCCTGTTTCCCGACATCGCCGGGGCCTCGGCCAGCGTCTCGCAGGTGATCGCCAGCGGCTTCCTGCCCGCAGCGCTGGAGATTATGGACCGCCTGGCGATCAAGGCCGTCAACGACATGTACAGACTCGGCCTCCCCGAACAGGCCGGCGCGGCGCTGCTCATCGAAGTGGACGGCGTGGACGATGGTCTGGATGAGTTGCTGGCCGACATGACCACCGTCTGCTGGCGCAACGGGGCGCTGGATGTGCGCCCGGCGCGCACCCCGGCGGAGCAGAACCAGGTCTGGGCGGCGCGTAAGAACGCCTTCGGCGCGATGGGTCGCCTGGCCCCGACCTACTACCTGGTTGATACGGTCGTCCCGCGCACCCGGCTGCCCTACACCATGGAGCAGGTCGGGCGCATCTCGCAGGAGCACCGCCTGCCTATCGCCAATGTCTTCCACGCTGGCGACGGCAACCTGCACCCGATCATTCTCTTCGACCGGCGCGACCGCAGCCAGAACCAGCGGGCGCTAGAGGCGGCCACGGCGGTGATGCACGTGAGCATCGAGCAGGGCGGGGTAATCAGCGGCGAGCACGGCATCGGCGTCGAGAAGCAGGACTACATGACCCTGCTCTTCTCCACCGAGGACCTGGCGGCCATGGCCGGGCTGCACCAGAGCTTCGATCCCTACGACCTGTTCAATCCGGGCAAGGTCTTTCCGAAGGGGCGCGGTTGCGGCGAACTGGCCGCCCTGCGCCGGGCGGGCGTGGCCTGGAGCGAGTTGAAGAGCCGGTAG
- a CDS encoding FAD-binding oxidoreductase — translation MLPASLTRQLAAIVGPDALSEETAPFAVHGRAPALVITPATVEDLARAVAACHAARVPLVPWGGGTRQRWGRPVAAETFVVLRTTGLRSILLHEPDDLTISVEAGMTFAALNAALAAHNQMLPLDPPRPEQSTVGGLLASGADGPRRLAYGTSRDLLIGIRVVEATGRISKAGGMVVKNVSGFDMMKLYLGSLGTLAIIVSANFKLIPRPRAAASLSCFFAQPERAFRLITALSASQLTPAAVEYREDGAAASIEARIEGLPAAVERHVRDVRRMAEEAGAGAVSLAAEGFAEVERRWAGFNDAPQTVDLAADELVARLSCLPGALEAALGDARALAAREGLALRVQARALGGVAYLRLRGGDEALRAWHAAMLARWPHLVVIGAQPALAAELPVWGAALANLDLMRRIKQEFDPENLLNPGRYVV, via the coding sequence ATGCTTCCTGCATCACTGACGCGCCAGTTGGCCGCGATCGTCGGCCCCGACGCCCTCTCTGAGGAGACGGCGCCGTTCGCCGTGCATGGCCGGGCCCCCGCCCTGGTGATCACTCCCGCCACGGTGGAGGATCTGGCCCGCGCCGTCGCCGCCTGCCACGCCGCGCGCGTGCCCCTGGTCCCCTGGGGCGGGGGCACACGCCAGCGCTGGGGCCGGCCCGTCGCCGCCGAGACCTTCGTCGTCCTCCGCACGACGGGACTGCGCTCGATTCTGCTGCACGAGCCTGACGATCTCACCATCTCGGTCGAGGCGGGGATGACCTTCGCCGCGCTGAACGCGGCCCTCGCCGCGCACAACCAGATGTTGCCCCTGGACCCCCCGCGGCCCGAGCAGAGCACCGTCGGCGGCCTGCTGGCCTCCGGCGCGGATGGCCCGCGGCGGCTGGCCTACGGTACCAGCCGCGACCTGCTGATCGGCATCCGCGTGGTGGAGGCGACGGGCCGCATCAGCAAGGCCGGCGGCATGGTGGTGAAGAACGTCAGCGGCTTCGATATGATGAAACTCTACCTGGGCAGTCTGGGCACGCTGGCGATCATCGTCTCGGCTAACTTCAAACTGATACCCCGGCCGCGGGCCGCGGCGAGCCTGAGTTGCTTCTTCGCTCAGCCCGAGCGAGCCTTCCGGCTGATCACCGCGCTGAGCGCGAGCCAGCTTACGCCCGCCGCAGTGGAGTACCGCGAGGACGGCGCCGCGGCGAGCATCGAGGCGCGGATCGAGGGCCTGCCCGCCGCGGTCGAACGCCACGTGCGCGACGTGCGCCGCATGGCCGAGGAGGCTGGCGCCGGCGCGGTTTCCCTCGCCGCCGAGGGTTTTGCCGAGGTGGAACGGCGCTGGGCCGGCTTCAACGACGCCCCGCAGACGGTTGATCTGGCCGCCGACGAACTGGTGGCCCGGCTGAGCTGCCTGCCCGGAGCGCTGGAGGCGGCCCTGGGCGACGCGCGCGCCCTGGCCGCCCGCGAGGGTCTGGCGCTGCGCGTGCAGGCCCGCGCCCTCGGCGGGGTGGCCTACCTGCGCCTGCGGGGCGGCGATGAGGCCCTGCGGGCCTGGCACGCGGCCATGCTCGCCCGCTGGCCGCACCTGGTGGTCATCGGCGCGCAGCCGGCCCTGGCCGCCGAATTGCCCGTCTGGGGCGCGGCGCTGGCCAATCTGGATCTGATGCGGCGGATCAAGCAGGAATTCGACCCGGAGAATCTCCTGAATCCCGGGCGCTACGTGGTGTGA
- a CDS encoding FAD-binding oxidoreductase, producing the protein MVPPELIAELIRVVGPRAVVLHPDALRTYDADASMIVAHAPDVAVLPATPEEAAAVVRLAVAAGLPVVARGAGTGIAGGAIPVRGGVLLSTARMERIEAIEPRSRRALVGAGVVNAELNARLAPLGLQFAPDPSSQKASTIGGNLATNAGGPHCLKYGVTTNHVLALELARPDGTLLWTGDGTPDAAGYDLTGVVVGSEGTFGVITRALVRLTPLPEANRVVLALFPNVVAASAAVSRIIAAGALPASLEVMDHNGIRAVNRAYGLGLPESGETTLLIIEVDGVNEGLDETLEEILEICRAQGAFDLRPARTPAEQARVWAARKAMAGAVGRLAPAYLLVDTVVPRTRLPLMMEHIERLRHEWRMEVCNVFHAGDGNLHPMVLYDPRDADQRARAHAIAGAVLKLSIEQGGVISGEHGIGVEKQEYLPLLLEPHELQLHAAIYTCFNPEDCFNPGKIFPAALRPRDLAAQRQARMRATAPRSLPGAGGEGEGRSRLAVTGAPEASRLDSAALAAIVGADYVTASGAALAVSPGSVEELARVVALCHRVGAPVRPCGDAARLDGARAQTPALRIATRRLKRVLVYEPDDLTIGVEAGMSLAELQTLLAANGQMLPLDVHRPEAATLGALVAVAADGPRRLGYGTLRDWVLGLTIVEADGAVSRLGGQVVKNVSGFDLVKLLVGSHGTLGVIAAVRLRVFPRPRAAATLLAAFAGRQQALACLDAVADTRLQPTAAELVAGPPEPSAPLAVPSGGALLALRAEGHPAAVARHMRALRALAGEAGALSADELSGGDEEALWAEVARRAAPPEAPGASLMRLCAAPAGLGAALDAAEAEALPRGLALSICARGLSGVAYLQVAGPVEGRLDFHAALVRRLRHAHLLDPFLAARAAQPRGAPPPALGLMRAIKTELDPFNRMNPGAFFWRDAASAP; encoded by the coding sequence ATGGTGCCGCCAGAGCTGATCGCCGAACTGATCCGCGTCGTCGGGCCGCGCGCCGTGGTCCTGCATCCCGACGCCCTGCGCACCTACGACGCCGACGCGAGCATGATCGTCGCCCACGCGCCAGACGTGGCGGTGCTGCCCGCCACGCCCGAGGAGGCCGCCGCGGTGGTGCGCCTGGCCGTGGCCGCCGGGCTGCCCGTGGTGGCTCGCGGGGCCGGCACGGGCATCGCTGGCGGCGCCATTCCCGTCCGCGGTGGCGTGCTTCTCAGCACCGCGCGCATGGAGCGCATCGAGGCGATTGAACCGCGCTCGCGCCGGGCGCTGGTCGGCGCCGGGGTGGTCAACGCCGAGTTGAACGCCCGCCTGGCGCCCCTGGGATTGCAATTCGCCCCCGATCCCTCCTCGCAGAAGGCCAGCACCATCGGCGGCAACCTGGCCACCAACGCTGGCGGCCCCCACTGCTTGAAGTACGGCGTTACAACCAACCACGTCCTGGCCCTGGAACTGGCGCGTCCCGATGGAACCCTGCTCTGGACCGGCGATGGGACCCCCGACGCCGCTGGCTACGACCTGACCGGCGTCGTGGTCGGCAGCGAGGGGACCTTCGGCGTGATCACCCGGGCGCTAGTGCGGCTCACGCCGCTGCCCGAAGCCAACCGCGTGGTGCTGGCGCTCTTTCCCAACGTCGTCGCCGCCTCCGCTGCAGTGAGCCGGATCATCGCCGCTGGCGCCCTGCCCGCCTCGCTGGAGGTGATGGACCACAACGGCATTCGCGCCGTCAACCGGGCCTATGGCCTGGGCCTGCCCGAATCGGGCGAGACGACCCTGCTAATCATCGAGGTGGACGGCGTCAACGAGGGGTTGGACGAGACCCTGGAGGAAATCCTGGAGATCTGCCGGGCGCAGGGAGCCTTTGACTTGCGCCCGGCCCGCACCCCCGCCGAGCAGGCGCGGGTCTGGGCGGCGCGCAAGGCGATGGCCGGGGCCGTCGGGCGACTGGCGCCGGCTTACCTGCTCGTGGACACGGTGGTGCCCCGCACCCGCCTGCCGCTGATGATGGAGCATATTGAGCGGCTGCGGCACGAGTGGCGCATGGAGGTCTGCAACGTCTTCCACGCCGGCGACGGCAACCTGCATCCGATGGTGCTCTACGATCCCCGCGACGCCGACCAGCGCGCCCGCGCCCACGCGATCGCCGGGGCGGTGCTCAAGCTGAGCATCGAACAGGGCGGGGTGATCAGCGGCGAGCACGGCATCGGGGTGGAGAAGCAGGAGTACCTGCCGCTGCTGCTCGAACCGCACGAACTCCAGCTCCACGCCGCCATCTACACCTGTTTCAACCCCGAAGATTGCTTCAACCCCGGCAAGATCTTCCCCGCCGCCCTGCGCCCCCGCGACCTGGCCGCGCAACGCCAGGCGCGCATGCGCGCCACTGCCCCGCGCTCCTTGCCCGGGGCCGGCGGAGAAGGAGAAGGCCGGTCGCGCCTCGCTGTGACTGGCGCGCCGGAGGCGAGCCGCCTCGACAGCGCCGCCCTCGCGGCAATCGTGGGCGCTGACTATGTGACCGCCAGCGGCGCCGCCCTCGCCGTCAGCCCCGGCAGCGTCGAGGAGCTGGCGCGTGTGGTGGCCCTCTGCCACCGCGTTGGCGCGCCCGTGCGACCCTGTGGCGACGCGGCGCGGCTCGACGGCGCGCGCGCCCAGACTCCCGCCCTGCGCATCGCCACCCGGCGCCTGAAGCGGGTGCTGGTCTACGAACCGGACGACCTGACCATTGGAGTCGAGGCGGGGATGAGCCTGGCCGAACTCCAGACGCTCCTCGCCGCCAACGGCCAGATGCTCCCTCTGGATGTACACCGGCCAGAGGCGGCCACCCTGGGCGCGCTGGTCGCCGTCGCCGCCGACGGGCCGCGACGCCTGGGGTACGGCACATTGCGCGACTGGGTGCTGGGCCTGACCATCGTCGAGGCCGACGGCGCCGTGTCGCGCCTGGGCGGCCAGGTGGTCAAGAACGTGAGCGGCTTCGACCTGGTCAAGCTCCTGGTGGGCAGCCATGGCACCCTGGGGGTGATCGCGGCGGTGCGCCTGCGGGTCTTTCCGCGGCCACGGGCCGCAGCGACGCTGCTTGCCGCCTTCGCCGGGCGGCAACAGGCCCTGGCCTGCCTGGACGCGGTGGCAGACACGCGGCTACAACCCACCGCCGCGGAACTGGTCGCGGGGCCGCCCGAACCGAGCGCGCCGCTGGCCGTTCCGTCCGGGGGCGCGCTGCTGGCCCTGCGGGCCGAGGGCCACCCGGCGGCGGTGGCGCGGCACATGCGCGCCTTGCGCGCCCTGGCCGGCGAGGCCGGCGCCCTGAGCGCCGACGAACTGAGCGGAGGCGACGAGGAGGCCCTGTGGGCTGAAGTGGCGCGCCGCGCCGCGCCCCCGGAGGCGCCTGGCGCCAGTCTGATGCGCCTGTGCGCCGCGCCCGCCGGCCTGGGGGCCGCCCTCGATGCCGCCGAGGCCGAGGCCCTGCCGCGCGGGTTGGCTCTAAGCATCTGCGCCCGGGGCCTGAGCGGCGTGGCCTACCTCCAGGTCGCGGGGCCGGTAGAGGGGCGTCTCGACTTCCACGCCGCCCTTGTGCGACGCCTGCGCCACGCCCATCTGCTCGACCCGTTCCTGGCCGCTCGCGCGGCGCAGCCCCGGGGCGCGCCGCCGCCCGCCCTGGGGCTGATGCGGGCGATCAAAACCGAACTTGACCCCTTCAACCGGATGAACCCCGGCGCCTTTTTCTGGCGGGACGCCGCCTCTGCACCATAA
- a CDS encoding heterodisulfide reductase-related iron-sulfur binding cluster, translated as MTLTTPERETLSIPLAPFSARDRPSSDIINTCVHCGLCLSSCPTYRETGLEMSSPRGRIYLMKAVDEGRIGMESEVFQEQMSQCLNCRACEAVCPSGVQYGAILEASRAQIEQARERGARDPAAPGALPPRPLWQRALRGAVFGALFKDMGLFRAFSASMRLYQRSGAQWIARKSGLLKLIGMADAERMLPPINARFTVPRGQIYPAEGERRYSVALLTGCIMSTAFAGVHEATIRVLQKNGCEVILPPGQGCCGALHTHGGDLDGGRDLARRNIAAFEALGVDAIVVNAAGCGSTLKEYHHLLHDDPLWYERAAAFSRKVKDVHEFLAGIEFNRAGLGRLDVQVTYQEPCHLAHAQRITVQPRTLLTAIPGLQLREMHESALCCGSAGVYNLTQPDMAARLGARKVDNALATGARVIATANPGCALQLAGELRRRGEDVQVRYIVELLDESYRRRAP; from the coding sequence ATGACGCTCACCACCCCCGAACGCGAGACGCTCAGCATCCCCCTGGCGCCCTTCAGCGCCAGAGATCGCCCCAGTTCCGACATCATCAACACCTGCGTGCACTGCGGCCTGTGCCTCTCCTCTTGCCCCACCTACCGTGAAACCGGACTGGAAATGTCCTCGCCGCGCGGGCGGATCTACCTGATGAAGGCGGTGGACGAAGGACGCATTGGCATGGAGAGCGAGGTCTTTCAGGAGCAGATGAGCCAGTGCCTCAACTGCCGCGCCTGTGAAGCGGTCTGCCCCTCGGGGGTGCAGTACGGCGCCATACTCGAGGCGAGCCGGGCGCAGATCGAGCAAGCGCGCGAGCGGGGCGCGCGCGACCCCGCCGCGCCGGGGGCGCTGCCGCCGCGGCCCCTGTGGCAACGGGCGCTGCGCGGCGCCGTTTTCGGCGCCCTGTTCAAGGATATGGGACTGTTCCGGGCCTTCTCGGCCTCTATGCGGCTCTACCAGCGCAGCGGCGCGCAGTGGATCGCACGCAAGAGCGGGCTGCTGAAGCTGATCGGCATGGCCGACGCCGAGCGGATGCTACCGCCGATCAACGCCCGCTTCACCGTGCCCAGGGGACAGATCTACCCCGCCGAGGGCGAACGGCGCTACAGCGTGGCCCTGCTCACCGGCTGCATCATGAGCACCGCCTTCGCTGGCGTCCACGAGGCCACCATCCGCGTGCTCCAGAAGAACGGCTGCGAGGTAATCCTCCCGCCCGGCCAGGGCTGCTGTGGGGCCCTGCACACCCACGGCGGCGACCTCGACGGGGGCCGCGACCTGGCGCGGCGCAACATCGCCGCCTTTGAAGCCCTGGGAGTGGACGCGATTGTGGTCAACGCCGCCGGCTGCGGCAGCACGCTCAAAGAGTACCACCACCTGCTCCACGACGACCCCCTGTGGTACGAGCGGGCTGCCGCCTTCAGCCGCAAGGTCAAAGACGTGCACGAGTTTCTGGCCGGCATCGAGTTCAACCGCGCCGGTCTGGGCCGCCTCGACGTGCAGGTGACCTACCAGGAACCCTGCCACCTCGCCCATGCCCAGCGCATCACCGTGCAGCCGCGAACGCTGCTCACCGCCATTCCGGGGCTGCAATTGCGCGAAATGCACGAGAGCGCCCTCTGCTGCGGCTCGGCGGGGGTCTACAACCTTACTCAGCCCGACATGGCCGCGCGCCTCGGCGCGCGCAAGGTGGATAACGCCCTCGCCACCGGCGCGCGGGTCATCGCTACGGCCAATCCCGGCTGCGCCCTGCAACTGGCGGGCGAACTGCGGCGGCGCGGCGAAGATGTGCAGGTGCGCTACATCGTCGAGTTGCTCGACGAGAGCTACCGCCGCAGGGCGCCGTAG
- the htpG gene encoding molecular chaperone HtpG, which translates to MTTENATTNQTESLTFKAEVQQVLHILAHSLYTDREIFLRELISNASDALNRVQFEMLTNREVRDPDAELAIWIESDPDKGTLTVRDTGIGMTREEMIEHLGTIAQSSARAFVDRIRETSKASASEIIGQFGVGFYSVFMVADKVTVVSRSYRPEAEAAMWESDGSERYTVGPAEREGRGTTIIVHLKEDAKEFAQSWRIEQIVKRHSDFVAFPIYMGERQINQQKALWRRAPREVEPEQYRNLYRQLTLDHEEPLLHVHLSTDAPVDLHSILFIPARRERGLFERRIEGKIKLYSRKVLITEEARDLLPAHFRFVEGVVDSEDLPLNVSRESVQSAPVIQRIRKTLSARLHRELNDLADSDPQKFARFWQEFGVFIKEGVAMDYENRSELLKLLRFHTTRGGDDLVTLGQYKSRIVDGQKEIYYLMASSLEAARTSPHLDPFTARGIEVLLLHDLVDGLMLSGLREYEGLRLRNVDEADLQLPGEVEAAPPQINDEQFTRLAERAAAVLGERIKEVRASKVLRDSPARLVSDEEGLGRHMQRIHQVLGQEVEQRPRILELNPAHSLIAALARRLEANPEDQVVTAGLEQLYDNALLLEGLHQNPAAMVPRLLTLIEAAARQE; encoded by the coding sequence ATGACCACGGAGAACGCAACGACGAACCAGACCGAGTCGCTTACCTTCAAAGCCGAAGTGCAGCAGGTGTTGCACATCCTGGCGCACTCGCTCTATACCGATCGTGAGATTTTCCTGCGCGAACTGATCTCGAACGCCTCCGATGCGCTCAACCGCGTCCAGTTTGAAATGCTCACCAACCGGGAGGTGCGCGACCCCGACGCTGAACTGGCGATCTGGATCGAGTCCGACCCGGATAAGGGCACCCTGACCGTGCGCGATACGGGCATCGGCATGACCCGCGAGGAGATGATCGAACACCTGGGCACCATCGCCCAGTCGAGCGCGCGGGCCTTTGTTGATCGCATCCGCGAGACCAGCAAAGCCAGCGCCAGCGAGATTATCGGCCAGTTTGGCGTTGGTTTCTACTCTGTGTTCATGGTTGCAGATAAGGTGACCGTCGTCTCGCGTTCCTACCGCCCCGAAGCCGAGGCGGCCATGTGGGAGAGCGACGGCAGCGAGCGCTACACCGTCGGCCCGGCCGAGCGCGAAGGGCGCGGCACGACGATTATCGTGCATCTGAAAGAGGACGCGAAGGAGTTCGCCCAGAGCTGGCGCATCGAGCAGATTGTCAAGCGCCACTCCGACTTCGTGGCCTTCCCCATCTATATGGGCGAGCGGCAGATCAACCAGCAGAAGGCCCTCTGGCGCCGCGCACCCCGCGAGGTGGAGCCGGAGCAGTACCGCAACCTGTACCGCCAGCTCACCCTCGACCACGAAGAGCCGCTGCTGCACGTGCACCTCTCGACCGACGCGCCGGTGGATCTGCACAGCATCCTCTTCATTCCCGCCAGGCGCGAGCGCGGGCTGTTCGAGCGGCGCATCGAGGGCAAGATTAAGCTCTACTCGCGCAAGGTCCTGATCACGGAAGAGGCCAGGGATCTGCTGCCGGCCCACTTCCGCTTCGTTGAAGGCGTGGTGGACAGCGAAGACCTGCCGCTGAACGTCTCGCGCGAGAGCGTGCAGAGCGCCCCGGTGATCCAGCGCATCCGCAAGACCCTGTCCGCGCGCTTGCACCGCGAACTGAACGATCTCGCCGACAGCGATCCCCAGAAGTTCGCCCGCTTCTGGCAGGAGTTTGGCGTCTTCATTAAAGAAGGCGTGGCGATGGACTACGAGAACCGCAGCGAGTTGCTCAAATTGCTGCGCTTCCACACCACCCGCGGCGGCGACGACCTGGTGACCCTGGGACAGTACAAGAGCCGCATCGTGGACGGGCAGAAGGAGATCTACTACCTGATGGCCTCAAGCCTCGAGGCGGCGCGCACCAGCCCGCACCTCGACCCCTTCACCGCCCGCGGTATTGAGGTGCTCCTGCTGCACGACCTGGTGGACGGGCTGATGCTCTCGGGCCTGCGCGAGTACGAGGGGCTGCGGCTGCGCAATGTTGACGAAGCCGATCTGCAGTTGCCCGGCGAGGTCGAGGCGGCGCCCCCGCAGATCAACGATGAGCAGTTCACGCGGCTGGCCGAACGGGCGGCGGCGGTGCTCGGCGAACGCATCAAGGAGGTGCGCGCCTCGAAGGTGCTGCGCGACAGCCCGGCGCGCCTGGTCAGCGACGAAGAGGGCCTGGGGCGCCATATGCAGCGCATCCATCAGGTGCTGGGGCAGGAGGTCGAGCAGCGCCCGCGCATCCTCGAACTGAACCCGGCCCACAGCCTGATCGCCGCCCTCGCCCGGCGACTGGAGGCCAACCCGGAGGACCAGGTGGTCACCGCCGGCCTGGAGCAACTCTACGACAACGCCCTGCTGCTGGAGGGGCTGCACCAGAATCCGGCGGCGATGGTGCCGCGCCTGCTGACGCTGATCGAGGCCGCTGCGCGCCAGGAGTGA
- the hrcA gene encoding heat-inducible transcriptional repressor HrcA: MSAVLTERRQAILKLVIQEFVETACPVASETLVRKYRLNVSPATVRNELAALEELGYLTHLHTSAGRVPTDAGYRFFVENLMERTTLPLAEQRTIRHQFYQVRGELDQWIQLAGAVLARTTQNASLVTPPRSAEPLRFRSIELIAIHDTIALAVLVFHGGIVKQQTVTLDTARSSEDLRRSAARLSDYLADQTLSGIEETLARPVEQQPLLLTDFERGLVEMLVRAMQTFEEQSREQIHSDGLIEMLSQPEFIPSLVREDAERAVERLRRALEILKSGRGLGALISQVLASDGVQVIIGGENSADEMREYSVVLARYGVENAIAGVLGVIGPTRMAYPRSISTVRYISSLMSDLLAELYNVESRVPEGEALE; this comes from the coding sequence ATGTCGGCAGTGCTGACTGAGCGGCGGCAAGCCATTCTCAAGCTGGTTATTCAGGAGTTCGTGGAAACCGCCTGCCCCGTGGCTTCGGAGACCCTGGTACGCAAGTACCGGCTCAACGTCTCGCCGGCAACGGTGCGCAACGAACTGGCGGCGCTGGAGGAACTGGGGTATCTGACCCACCTGCACACCTCGGCGGGGCGGGTGCCTACCGACGCCGGCTACCGGTTCTTCGTCGAGAACCTGATGGAACGCACCACCCTTCCCCTGGCGGAGCAGCGCACCATCCGGCACCAGTTTTACCAGGTGCGCGGCGAACTTGACCAGTGGATCCAGCTCGCCGGGGCCGTGCTGGCGCGCACCACCCAGAACGCCTCGCTCGTTACGCCCCCGCGCTCGGCGGAACCGCTGCGCTTCCGCAGCATCGAGCTGATCGCCATTCACGACACCATAGCCCTGGCGGTGCTGGTGTTCCATGGCGGCATCGTCAAACAACAGACGGTCACCCTGGACACGGCGCGCAGTTCCGAGGATCTGCGCCGCAGCGCCGCCCGCCTCAGCGACTATCTGGCCGACCAGACGTTGAGTGGCATCGAGGAGACCCTGGCGCGCCCCGTGGAGCAGCAACCACTGTTGCTTACCGACTTCGAGCGCGGGCTGGTGGAGATGCTCGTGCGCGCGATGCAGACCTTCGAGGAGCAGTCGCGCGAACAGATCCACTCTGACGGGCTGATCGAGATGTTGAGCCAGCCGGAGTTCATTCCGTCGCTGGTGCGCGAAGACGCCGAGCGGGCCGTGGAGCGTCTGCGCCGGGCGCTGGAGATCCTCAAGAGCGGGCGGGGCCTGGGCGCGCTCATCTCCCAGGTGCTCGCCTCCGACGGGGTGCAGGTGATCATCGGCGGCGAAAACAGCGCCGATGAGATGCGCGAATACAGCGTGGTGCTGGCGCGCTACGGCGTGGAGAACGCCATTGCCGGAGTGCTTGGCGTCATCGGGCCAACCCGCATGGCCTACCCGCGCTCCATCTCTACCGTGCGCTACATCTCGTCGCTAATGAGCGACCTGCTGGCCGAACTGTACAATGTGGAGAGCCGCGTCCCGGAAGGCGAGGCGCTCGAATAG
- the grpE gene encoding nucleotide exchange factor GrpE yields the protein MSEEQNIATDNEAATTAETVPPAETAPVIEAAPAAEGAGATPEELQARLAEAEAQAAEYKDQWLRAAADYKNFKRRVEIERAELIRSASSALLLKLLPVLDDFERAIANIPPEIAETPWWSGTQLIAQKLRTILESEGVKPIEALGQEFDPNLHEAVLYEEAEGQEGKVIAELQKGYKLGDRVLRPSMVKVGRG from the coding sequence ATGAGCGAAGAACAGAACATCGCTACGGATAACGAAGCGGCCACTACCGCCGAGACCGTTCCGCCCGCCGAGACCGCTCCGGTGATTGAGGCCGCTCCGGCGGCTGAGGGCGCCGGGGCGACCCCGGAGGAGTTGCAGGCCCGGCTGGCTGAGGCCGAGGCCCAGGCCGCCGAATACAAGGATCAGTGGCTGCGCGCCGCCGCCGATTACAAAAACTTCAAGCGCCGCGTCGAGATCGAACGGGCCGAACTGATCCGCAGCGCCTCGTCGGCGCTGCTGTTGAAACTGCTGCCGGTGCTTGACGACTTCGAGCGAGCCATCGCCAATATTCCCCCTGAGATCGCCGAAACGCCATGGTGGAGCGGCACGCAGTTGATCGCCCAGAAGTTGCGCACTATCCTTGAGAGCGAAGGGGTGAAACCGATTGAGGCTCTGGGTCAGGAATTCGATCCAAATTTGCATGAAGCGGTGCTCTACGAAGAGGCTGAAGGCCAGGAAGGCAAGGTCATCGCCGAATTGCAGAAGGGCTACAAACTGGGCGATCGCGTGTTGCGCCCGAGCATGGTCAAGGTAGGTCGTGGATAA